Proteins found in one Tsukamurella paurometabola DSM 20162 genomic segment:
- a CDS encoding cytochrome P450 gives MSVHFPAGFDFTSPDLWSERRPEAEFAELRKSAPVWWQDIPPGTTGFDDGGFWVVSKLEDIKAISRNPKQYSNWENGAIVRFGPEIEREQIDVQRMLLLNMDPPQHTKTRRIISRGFTPKAVQSLHDALAERAEQIVHEARKSGGGDFVEQVASELPLQAIAELLGVPQEDRKKLFDWSNSMMAYDDPEFEGNYMTAMTEFMGYSWNLAEERRGCPMDDIVTSLIQADIDGEALGSDEFAFFVLLLAVAGNETTRNAISHGMKAFVDFPEQWEIYKEQRPRTAPDEIVRWATPVSVFQRTALEDVQLGEQTIKKGQRVALFYASANFDEDAFEDPFTFNILRDPNPHVGFGGSGTHHCVGANLARLEMDLMFKAIADVMPNLRQIEEPRRLRSGWLNGIKHWKVAYE, from the coding sequence GTGAGCGTGCACTTCCCCGCGGGATTCGATTTCACCAGCCCCGACCTGTGGTCGGAGCGACGACCGGAGGCCGAATTCGCCGAGCTCCGCAAGTCGGCACCGGTGTGGTGGCAGGACATCCCGCCCGGGACCACCGGCTTCGACGATGGCGGCTTCTGGGTGGTGTCGAAGCTGGAAGACATCAAGGCGATCTCCCGCAATCCGAAGCAGTACTCCAACTGGGAGAACGGCGCGATCGTCCGGTTCGGGCCCGAGATCGAGCGCGAGCAGATCGATGTCCAACGGATGCTGCTGCTCAACATGGACCCGCCGCAGCACACCAAGACCCGCCGGATCATCTCTCGTGGCTTCACACCCAAGGCCGTGCAGTCGCTGCACGACGCTCTCGCGGAGCGGGCCGAGCAGATCGTGCACGAGGCCCGCAAGAGCGGCGGTGGCGATTTCGTCGAGCAGGTTGCGAGCGAGCTGCCGCTGCAGGCCATCGCCGAGTTGCTCGGTGTGCCGCAGGAGGATCGTAAGAAGCTCTTCGACTGGTCGAACTCGATGATGGCCTACGACGATCCCGAGTTCGAGGGCAACTACATGACGGCCATGACCGAGTTCATGGGGTACTCGTGGAACCTCGCTGAGGAGCGCCGGGGCTGCCCGATGGACGACATCGTGACCTCATTGATCCAGGCTGATATCGACGGCGAAGCCCTGGGCAGTGACGAGTTCGCCTTCTTCGTGTTGCTGCTCGCCGTCGCGGGAAACGAGACCACCCGCAATGCGATCAGCCACGGGATGAAGGCGTTCGTCGACTTCCCCGAGCAGTGGGAGATCTACAAGGAGCAGCGCCCGCGCACCGCACCGGACGAGATCGTCCGGTGGGCCACCCCGGTATCGGTCTTCCAGCGCACCGCCCTCGAAGACGTCCAGCTCGGTGAGCAGACGATCAAGAAGGGCCAACGCGTCGCACTGTTCTACGCCTCGGCGAACTTCGATGAGGACGCCTTCGAGGATCCGTTCACGTTCAACATCCTTCGCGATCCGAACCCGCACGTCGGCTTCGGCGGATCGGGCACCCACCACTGCGTGGGCGCGAACCTGGCCCGCTTGGAGATGGACCTGATGTTCAAGGCCATCGCCGATGTGATGCCGAATCTGCGGCAGATCGAAGAACCGCGGCGGCTGCGGTCCGGGTGGCTCAACGGCATCAAGCACTGGAAGGTCGCCTACGAGTAG
- a CDS encoding crotonase/enoyl-CoA hydratase family protein: MTDAPHALVEQRGHTLIITMNRPEAKNALTGDMLRIMTESWDRIDSDPEIRSAILTGAGGAFCAGADLKNMTKSNPGETMSSGGFDPARIPGLIKGRRPKKPLIAAVEGAAIAGGTELLQGTDIRVAAQSAKFGVSEAKWSLFPMGGSAVRLPRQIPYTVAADLLLTGRHISAAEALEYGLVGHVVADDTALDKALELAELVNANGPLAVQAILRTMRETEGLHEEEAFRIDAALGLAVFTSEDAKEGPRAFAEKRRPVFHGR; encoded by the coding sequence ATGACCGACGCCCCACACGCCCTCGTCGAACAGCGTGGCCACACGCTGATCATCACCATGAACCGACCGGAGGCGAAGAACGCGCTCACCGGCGACATGCTGCGCATCATGACCGAGTCGTGGGACCGGATCGACTCCGATCCCGAGATCCGCAGCGCGATTCTCACCGGCGCGGGCGGCGCCTTCTGCGCAGGCGCGGATCTGAAGAACATGACGAAGTCCAATCCGGGTGAAACCATGTCGAGCGGCGGTTTCGATCCGGCACGGATCCCCGGACTGATCAAGGGCCGCCGGCCGAAGAAGCCGTTGATCGCCGCGGTCGAGGGCGCCGCCATCGCGGGCGGCACCGAGCTGTTGCAGGGAACCGATATCCGAGTCGCGGCGCAGAGCGCGAAGTTCGGTGTGTCCGAGGCCAAGTGGAGCCTGTTCCCGATGGGTGGATCCGCCGTCCGGCTCCCGCGCCAGATCCCGTACACCGTGGCGGCGGACCTCCTACTGACCGGACGGCACATCTCCGCAGCGGAGGCGCTGGAGTACGGCCTCGTCGGCCACGTGGTGGCCGACGACACCGCTCTGGACAAGGCACTCGAGCTCGCCGAGCTGGTGAACGCCAATGGCCCCCTCGCGGTTCAGGCCATCCTGCGCACCATGCGCGAGACGGAGGGCCTGCACGAGGAGGAGGCCTTCCGCATCGATGCAGCCCTCGGCCTGGCCGTCTTCACATCCGAGGACGCGAAGGAGGGTCCGCGCGCCTTCGCCGAGAAGCGCAGGCCCGTCTTCCACGGCCGCTGA
- a CDS encoding thiolase domain-containing protein: MSAHRTAVLGTGQTHHRAKRTDVSMAGLIREAVDRALDDAGVAMADIDAIIIGKAPDMFEGVMMPELFLADALGAVGKPLLRVHTAGSVGGSTAAVAAALVKAGVHRRVLTVAWEKQSESNAMWALSIPVPFTVPVGAGAGGYFAPHVRSYIRLSGAPTHVGAMVAVKDRRNGALNPFAHLHQPDITLESVQASQMLWDPIRFDETCPSSDGACAIVLGDEEAAAQSETTTGRRPGWVLATSMRTEPLAYAGREHVSPQAGRDAAAALWRDAGITDPLTQVDAAEIYVPFSWFEPMWLENLGFVGPGEGWKLTEAGETEIGGRIPVNPSGGVLSSNPIGASGMIRFAEAAKQVMGRAGDYQVDGARTALGHAYGGGSQYFSMWLVGADKPA; the protein is encoded by the coding sequence GTGAGCGCGCACCGCACCGCCGTACTCGGCACCGGCCAGACCCACCACCGCGCCAAGCGCACCGATGTCTCCATGGCCGGACTGATCCGTGAGGCCGTCGACCGCGCTCTCGACGATGCCGGTGTCGCGATGGCCGACATCGACGCGATCATCATCGGCAAGGCGCCCGACATGTTCGAGGGCGTGATGATGCCCGAGCTGTTCCTGGCCGATGCGCTCGGCGCCGTCGGCAAGCCGCTGTTACGGGTGCACACCGCAGGATCCGTGGGCGGATCGACCGCGGCGGTCGCTGCCGCACTGGTCAAGGCCGGCGTACATCGCCGTGTGCTCACCGTCGCGTGGGAGAAGCAGTCCGAGTCGAATGCCATGTGGGCGTTGTCGATCCCAGTCCCATTCACCGTCCCGGTCGGCGCCGGAGCCGGCGGCTACTTCGCGCCGCACGTGCGCTCGTACATCCGGCTCTCCGGTGCGCCCACACACGTCGGTGCGATGGTCGCGGTGAAGGATCGGCGCAACGGCGCACTGAATCCCTTCGCACATCTACACCAGCCCGACATCACGCTCGAGTCCGTCCAGGCCTCCCAGATGCTGTGGGACCCCATCCGATTCGACGAGACCTGCCCATCCTCCGACGGCGCCTGCGCGATCGTCCTCGGCGACGAAGAGGCGGCGGCGCAGTCGGAGACGACGACCGGCCGCCGGCCCGGATGGGTGCTCGCGACGTCGATGCGTACCGAACCGCTCGCCTACGCCGGCCGCGAGCACGTGAGTCCGCAGGCAGGCCGTGACGCCGCAGCCGCGCTCTGGCGCGACGCCGGAATCACCGATCCGCTCACCCAGGTCGATGCCGCCGAGATCTACGTCCCGTTCTCCTGGTTCGAACCGATGTGGCTGGAGAATCTGGGGTTCGTGGGCCCCGGCGAGGGATGGAAGCTCACCGAGGCCGGAGAGACGGAGATCGGTGGCCGGATACCGGTGAACCCGTCGGGTGGGGTGCTGTCGTCGAATCCGATCGGCGCGTCGGGGATGATCCGGTTCGCGGAAGCAGCGAAGCAGGTGATGGGCCGCGCCGGCGACTATCAGGTGGACGGTGCCCGCACCGCCCTCGGCCACGCCTACGGCGGCGGATCCCAGTACTTCTCGATGTGGCTCGTAGGCGCCGACAAGCCCGCCTGA
- a CDS encoding steroid 3-ketoacyl-CoA thiolase: MGTPVIVEAVRSPIGKRNGWLSGLHPAELLGATVTSLLDRAGVDPAEVEQIIGGNVTQAGEQAGNVTRIAWLNAGLPELTGATTIDAQCGSAQQATGLIAGLIATDAIAAGVSCGVESMSRIPLGANRGTGLGTPRPDSWTIDMPNQFEAAERIAQRRGFTREQVDAFGVQSQRKALQAWSEGRFDREIAPLKAPVMADGAATGETALVSRDQGPRESTAEGLAKLTPMLDGGLHTAGTSSQVSDGAAAILLMDSDRAAALGLTPRARIVSQALVGGEPYYHLDGPIRATERVLERSGRSLSDIDLFEVNEAFASVVMSWQSVIGPDADKVNVNGGAIALGHPVGSTGARLITTALHELERRDASTALIAMCCGGAMATGTIIERI, encoded by the coding sequence ATGGGAACCCCCGTCATCGTCGAGGCCGTCCGCAGTCCCATCGGCAAGCGCAACGGATGGCTGAGCGGACTGCATCCCGCGGAACTGCTCGGCGCCACCGTGACCTCTCTGCTCGACCGCGCAGGTGTCGATCCCGCAGAGGTCGAGCAGATCATCGGCGGCAATGTCACCCAGGCCGGCGAGCAGGCCGGCAACGTGACCCGGATCGCCTGGCTCAATGCGGGGCTGCCCGAATTGACCGGCGCGACTACCATCGATGCGCAGTGCGGCTCCGCACAGCAGGCCACCGGTCTGATCGCGGGATTGATCGCCACCGATGCGATCGCCGCGGGTGTCTCGTGCGGTGTCGAATCGATGAGCCGTATCCCTCTGGGCGCCAACCGCGGCACCGGTCTCGGCACGCCGCGCCCGGACTCGTGGACGATCGACATGCCCAACCAGTTCGAGGCCGCCGAACGGATCGCACAGCGCCGCGGCTTCACCCGCGAACAGGTGGACGCCTTCGGTGTCCAGTCACAGCGCAAGGCGCTGCAGGCCTGGTCGGAGGGCAGGTTCGACCGCGAGATCGCGCCGCTCAAAGCACCCGTGATGGCCGATGGTGCCGCGACCGGGGAGACCGCGCTGGTCAGCCGCGATCAGGGCCCACGCGAGAGCACCGCGGAGGGACTCGCGAAGCTCACACCGATGCTCGATGGCGGCCTCCACACCGCCGGAACGTCATCGCAGGTATCCGACGGCGCCGCGGCGATCCTGCTCATGGACTCCGACCGAGCTGCCGCGCTCGGTCTCACGCCCCGCGCCCGGATCGTCTCGCAGGCTCTGGTCGGCGGTGAACCGTACTACCACCTGGACGGTCCGATCCGTGCGACGGAGCGCGTGCTCGAACGCTCGGGTCGCTCTCTCAGCGATATCGACCTGTTCGAGGTGAACGAGGCATTCGCCTCGGTCGTCATGTCGTGGCAGTCCGTGATCGGCCCCGACGCCGACAAGGTCAACGTCAACGGCGGCGCCATCGCGCTGGGCCATCCTGTCGGATCCACCGGCGCGCGCCTGATCACGACGGCGCTGCACGAATTGGAGCGGCGCGACGCCTCGACCGCCCTGATCGCGATGTGCTGCGGCGGAGCTATGGCCACGGGCACGATCATCGAGCGGATCTGA
- a CDS encoding Zn-ribbon domain-containing OB-fold protein, translated as MIMSFDYTRSLGPVLSAFMTNLRDRRIVGTRDAAGRVHVPPLEFDPDTHAPLTDVVPVSDTGTVESWSWNAHPVDGQPFDRPFAYALIRLDGADTSLLHALDVTDPADVSTGMRVRARWVADPTGAIGDIAAFEPGEGHGVPDGTAAAEDPITILTTPVELHLEHSASVPETRYLRALAEGRLLGQRCGKCGNVYVPPRNACPIDGIPTTEEVDLPDTGVVTTFCVVNVPFQGQRITPPYVAAYVLIDGADIPFLHLVLGCEPAEVRMGMRVRASWKPREEWTCSPGNISHFEPTGEPDAPYSSYEKHL; from the coding sequence ATGATCATGTCCTTCGACTACACCCGATCGCTCGGGCCGGTGCTCAGTGCGTTCATGACCAACCTTCGCGACCGCCGGATCGTCGGCACCCGCGACGCCGCCGGGCGCGTGCATGTGCCGCCGCTCGAATTCGATCCCGACACCCACGCCCCGCTCACCGACGTGGTCCCCGTCTCGGACACCGGCACCGTGGAGAGCTGGTCGTGGAATGCGCACCCGGTCGACGGACAGCCCTTCGACCGGCCGTTCGCCTATGCCCTGATCCGGCTCGACGGTGCCGATACCTCCCTGCTGCACGCCCTCGACGTGACCGACCCCGCCGATGTGAGTACGGGGATGCGGGTCCGGGCGCGGTGGGTGGCCGATCCCACCGGCGCGATCGGCGATATCGCCGCCTTCGAGCCGGGTGAGGGCCACGGAGTACCCGACGGCACCGCCGCCGCCGAGGACCCGATCACGATCCTGACCACCCCGGTCGAGCTCCACCTCGAACACTCCGCCTCGGTGCCGGAGACCCGTTACCTACGTGCCCTCGCCGAGGGCCGGCTACTGGGCCAGCGATGCGGAAAATGCGGCAACGTCTACGTTCCGCCGCGCAACGCCTGCCCGATCGACGGTATTCCCACCACCGAGGAGGTCGACCTGCCGGACACCGGCGTGGTCACCACCTTCTGCGTGGTCAACGTTCCCTTCCAGGGGCAACGCATCACGCCCCCGTACGTGGCGGCGTACGTCCTCATCGACGGTGCCGATATCCCGTTCCTGCACCTGGTACTGGGCTGCGAGCCCGCCGAGGTCCGGATGGGCATGCGGGTACGCGCCTCATGGAAGCCGCGCGAGGAGTGGACCTGCAGTCCCGGCAACATCTCGCACTTCGAACCCACCGGCGAGCCGGACGCCCCCTACTCCAGTTACGAGAAGCACCTGTGA
- a CDS encoding SDR family oxidoreductase, with the protein MTTTTPTLGLDGLVVLVTGGVRGIGAGIARVFLRAGATVVVCARHSPESAISIEGRSAGFVACDVREPEQVDALIGGIVERHGRLDVLVNNAGGAPYSDAATASPRFHDKVIGLNLLAPLLVAQRANAVMQQAGRGSIINVSSVSATRPSPGTAAYGAAKAGLDSLTASLAVEWAPAVRVNALDVGMVRTEAAEQHYGDEAGIAAIGATVPLGRLADPEEIGSCAAFLASPLASYVSGATLLVHGGGERPAFLAAATADRA; encoded by the coding sequence ATGACGACGACCACCCCGACGCTGGGCCTCGACGGTCTCGTAGTACTCGTGACCGGCGGTGTGCGCGGGATCGGCGCAGGCATCGCGCGGGTCTTCCTGCGCGCCGGTGCCACCGTGGTGGTGTGCGCTCGGCACAGCCCGGAATCCGCGATCTCGATCGAGGGCAGGTCCGCGGGCTTCGTGGCCTGCGACGTGCGTGAGCCGGAGCAGGTCGACGCACTGATCGGCGGCATCGTCGAGCGTCACGGTCGTCTGGACGTGCTCGTCAACAATGCCGGCGGCGCGCCCTACTCGGACGCGGCCACCGCGTCACCGCGGTTCCACGACAAGGTGATCGGTCTCAATCTGCTGGCGCCGCTGCTCGTGGCCCAGCGGGCGAATGCGGTGATGCAGCAGGCCGGCCGGGGATCGATCATCAACGTCTCCAGTGTGAGCGCGACCCGCCCGTCGCCCGGTACCGCCGCGTACGGCGCGGCGAAAGCAGGGCTGGATTCGCTGACCGCCAGCCTCGCCGTCGAATGGGCGCCCGCGGTCCGGGTCAACGCGCTGGATGTGGGGATGGTGCGCACCGAGGCCGCGGAGCAGCACTACGGCGACGAAGCCGGTATCGCTGCCATCGGGGCCACCGTGCCGTTGGGAAGGCTCGCCGATCCCGAGGAGATCGGTTCCTGTGCAGCCTTTCTCGCTTCACCTCTGGCCTCGTACGTCAGCGGTGCCACGCTGCTCGTCCACGGCGGTGGCGAACGCCCCGCCTTCCTCGCCGCGGCTACCGCCGACCGCGCCTGA
- a CDS encoding thiolase domain-containing protein yields MSRHCTDPDGSVAVVGYAATPWLRAAQTTTNGVEMLIPLFTEVFAQTGLTKSDIGFWCSGSSDYLAGRAFSFIAAIDSIGAVPPINESHVEMDAAWALYEAWVKIRTGEVDTALVYGFGKSSAGTLRRTLTMQFDPYTVAPLWPDSVSVAALQARAGIDSGAWTEAAMAEVAARSLTDATANPAAQVARTVDATTLLSEPMWADPLRRHDIAPVTDGAAMVILASADRARELRENPAFLTGLEHRIDSPALGSRDLTTSASSTAAARAAGADGAEIAELHAPFTHQELILRSAIGLGESTRINPSGGALVGNPMFSAGLARIGEAARAVWDGSAGKVLAHATSGHALQQNLIAVMEAK; encoded by the coding sequence ATGTCACGACACTGCACCGACCCCGACGGCTCCGTCGCCGTCGTCGGGTACGCCGCCACCCCGTGGTTGCGCGCCGCGCAGACCACCACCAACGGCGTGGAGATGCTCATCCCGCTGTTCACCGAGGTCTTCGCCCAAACCGGTCTCACCAAGTCCGACATCGGATTCTGGTGCTCGGGCTCGTCCGACTACCTGGCCGGTCGCGCCTTCTCGTTCATCGCGGCGATCGATTCGATCGGGGCGGTACCGCCGATCAACGAATCGCACGTCGAGATGGACGCGGCGTGGGCCTTGTACGAGGCCTGGGTCAAGATCCGTACCGGGGAGGTGGACACCGCGCTCGTCTACGGCTTCGGCAAGTCCTCCGCCGGCACCCTGCGCCGCACCCTCACGATGCAGTTCGACCCGTACACGGTGGCGCCGCTGTGGCCCGATTCGGTATCGGTCGCTGCGTTACAGGCCCGCGCCGGAATCGATTCCGGCGCTTGGACCGAGGCCGCGATGGCCGAGGTGGCCGCTCGCAGCCTCACTGATGCCACCGCGAACCCCGCCGCACAGGTCGCGCGCACCGTCGATGCGACAACGCTACTGAGCGAGCCGATGTGGGCGGATCCGCTGCGCCGGCACGACATCGCTCCGGTGACCGACGGTGCCGCGATGGTCATCCTGGCCTCAGCCGACCGCGCTCGAGAGCTCCGCGAGAACCCGGCCTTCCTCACCGGTCTGGAACACCGGATCGATTCTCCGGCTCTCGGTTCACGCGATCTCACCACGAGCGCCTCATCCACCGCGGCCGCCCGCGCCGCAGGAGCCGACGGCGCCGAGATCGCCGAGTTGCACGCGCCGTTCACCCATCAGGAGCTGATCCTGCGATCGGCGATCGGGCTCGGCGAGTCGACGCGGATCAATCCGTCCGGCGGTGCGCTGGTGGGCAATCCCATGTTCTCCGCCGGCCTGGCCCGAATCGGCGAGGCCGCACGGGCCGTGTGGGACGGCAGCGCCGGAAAGGTGTTGGCCCACGCCACCAGCGGCCACGCGCTACAACAGAACCTGATCGCTGTGATGGAGGCAAAGTGA
- a CDS encoding CoA transferase subunit A, translating into MTDKRMTADEMVAQLRDGMTLGIGGWGSRRKPMALVRAILRSDLTDLTVVSYGGPDVGLLAAAGKIRRLVFGFVTLDSVPIDPNFARARQSGAIEVSEWDEGMFAAGLKAAVQRLPFQPIRAGLGSAVMSTNPDLKTVRSPYSDGEELVAVPPLHLDASLIHMNRADARGNAQYLGPDPYFDDDFALAAERCYVSCEKIVSTEELAAGGPVQSLLINRSAVTGVIETPNGAHFTTAAPDYGRDEKFQRHYAASAKSPDAWATFTERFLTGDEAHYQAEVAAWSAEQEDAK; encoded by the coding sequence ATGACCGACAAGCGAATGACGGCAGACGAGATGGTTGCCCAGCTGCGCGACGGGATGACTCTCGGCATCGGCGGATGGGGCTCACGGCGCAAGCCGATGGCCCTGGTCCGCGCCATCCTGCGGTCGGATCTCACGGACCTGACCGTGGTCTCGTACGGGGGCCCCGATGTGGGCCTGCTCGCCGCCGCGGGCAAGATCCGCCGGCTCGTCTTCGGTTTCGTGACCCTCGATTCGGTCCCGATCGATCCCAACTTCGCCCGCGCCCGGCAGTCGGGTGCCATCGAGGTCTCGGAGTGGGACGAGGGCATGTTCGCTGCGGGCCTCAAGGCGGCCGTGCAACGCCTTCCCTTCCAGCCGATCCGTGCCGGACTGGGCTCTGCGGTCATGAGCACCAACCCGGACCTGAAGACGGTGCGCTCGCCCTACTCCGATGGCGAGGAGCTGGTGGCCGTGCCGCCACTGCACCTCGACGCCTCACTGATCCACATGAATCGCGCCGATGCCCGCGGCAACGCGCAGTACCTCGGCCCCGACCCCTACTTCGACGACGACTTCGCGCTGGCGGCGGAACGCTGCTACGTCTCGTGCGAGAAGATCGTGAGCACCGAGGAGCTGGCGGCCGGTGGGCCCGTGCAGTCGCTGCTGATCAACCGCAGCGCCGTGACCGGAGTGATCGAGACGCCGAACGGCGCCCACTTCACCACCGCCGCCCCGGACTACGGACGGGATGAGAAGTTCCAGCGACACTACGCGGCGAGCGCGAAGTCCCCCGACGCATGGGCGACGTTCACCGAGCGATTCCTCACCGGCGACGAGGCGCATTACCAGGCGGAGGTGGCGGCGTGGTCCGCCGAGCAGGAGGACGCGAAATGA
- a CDS encoding enoyl-CoA hydratase family protein, protein MSTLIRSTVAAPGIHVITVDAPPVNALTVQGWFDLAAALTEAGADPDCHVVVLRAEGRGFNAGVDIKEIDASEGYGALIGANHGCAAAFSAVYDCAVPVIVAVNGFCLGGGIGLVGNADVVVASDDATFGLPEVDRGALGAATHLARLVPQHLMRTLYFTAGTVTAQQLHHFGSVYRVVPRAQLDETALEVARSIAAKDTRVIRKAKEAINGIDPVNVHTSYRFEQGFTFELNLAGFSDEHRQEFVATGRTVGEAREEKA, encoded by the coding sequence ATGTCCACACTGATCCGGAGCACCGTCGCGGCCCCCGGGATCCATGTGATCACGGTGGACGCGCCGCCGGTCAACGCTCTCACCGTGCAGGGCTGGTTCGACCTCGCGGCCGCCCTCACCGAGGCCGGGGCCGACCCCGATTGCCACGTCGTGGTGCTTCGTGCGGAGGGCCGCGGATTCAACGCCGGTGTCGATATCAAGGAGATCGACGCCTCGGAGGGGTACGGGGCGCTGATCGGGGCCAACCACGGCTGCGCAGCAGCCTTCTCCGCCGTGTACGACTGCGCCGTGCCCGTGATCGTCGCGGTCAACGGATTCTGCCTGGGTGGCGGTATCGGTCTGGTAGGCAACGCCGACGTGGTCGTCGCCTCCGATGACGCCACCTTCGGACTTCCCGAGGTCGATCGCGGCGCACTCGGTGCCGCAACACATCTGGCACGACTGGTACCGCAGCACCTGATGCGCACGCTGTACTTCACAGCGGGCACGGTGACCGCGCAGCAGCTGCACCATTTCGGCTCGGTGTACCGCGTGGTCCCCCGCGCCCAGCTCGACGAGACCGCGCTCGAGGTGGCCCGGTCGATCGCCGCCAAGGACACCAGGGTTATCCGCAAGGCCAAGGAGGCCATCAATGGAATCGATCCGGTGAACGTGCACACCAGCTATCGCTTCGAACAGGGCTTCACCTTCGAGCTGAATCTCGCCGGGTTCTCCGACGAGCATCGCCAGGAGTTCGTCGCGACCGGTCGGACCGTCGGCGAGGCGAGGGAGGAGAAGGCATGA
- a CDS encoding SDR family oxidoreductase yields MTGIVEGRVVIVTGAGRGIGRAHALAFAAEGAAVVVNDYGVGLDGADASSGPAGEVVEEIRAAGGRAVANASDVADWVGAQKLVHTAIDEFGRLDVLVNNAGFLRDRMLVNMSEQEWDAVTRVHLKGHFAMLRHAAGYWRDESKAGRQPDARVINTSSGAGLLGSIGQGNYAAAKAGIAAMTIQAAAEMGRYGITVNAIAPAARTRMTEVTFADDMAAPEGGFDAMAPENISPLVVWLGSAESADITGRVFEVEGGKVSVAQGWRHGAVRDKGARWEPAELGGVVRELIATGPEPEPVYGT; encoded by the coding sequence ATGACTGGAATCGTCGAGGGCCGCGTGGTCATCGTGACGGGCGCGGGTCGTGGTATCGGCCGCGCCCATGCACTGGCCTTCGCTGCCGAGGGCGCCGCCGTGGTGGTCAACGACTACGGTGTGGGACTCGACGGTGCCGATGCCTCGTCGGGACCGGCCGGTGAGGTGGTCGAGGAGATCCGTGCCGCAGGTGGCAGGGCCGTCGCAAACGCCTCGGACGTCGCCGACTGGGTAGGCGCGCAGAAGTTGGTGCACACCGCGATCGACGAATTCGGACGGCTCGACGTACTGGTCAACAACGCTGGGTTCCTGCGCGACCGGATGCTGGTGAACATGTCCGAACAGGAGTGGGACGCGGTGACCCGCGTGCACCTCAAGGGGCACTTCGCGATGCTACGGCACGCCGCCGGGTACTGGCGTGACGAATCGAAGGCGGGGCGGCAGCCGGACGCCCGAGTGATCAACACCAGTTCCGGCGCCGGACTGCTGGGCAGCATCGGCCAGGGCAACTACGCCGCGGCCAAGGCCGGCATCGCCGCGATGACGATTCAGGCCGCGGCCGAGATGGGGCGCTACGGGATCACCGTGAACGCGATCGCTCCCGCTGCCCGCACCCGGATGACCGAGGTGACCTTCGCCGACGACATGGCCGCACCGGAAGGCGGCTTCGATGCGATGGCCCCGGAGAACATCTCGCCCCTGGTGGTATGGCTCGGCAGTGCCGAGTCCGCCGACATCACGGGCCGGGTGTTCGAAGTGGAGGGCGGCAAAGTGTCCGTCGCGCAGGGGTGGCGCCACGGTGCGGTGCGCGACAAGGGAGCCCGGTGGGAACCTGCTGAGCTCGGTGGTGTGGTGCGCGAGCTGATCGCCACGGGACCAGAGCCGGAACCGGTCTACGGCACCTGA
- a CDS encoding NAD-dependent epimerase/dehydratase family protein, with amino-acid sequence MRVAVTGAAGFVGGNLLQLLVDQGHDVVAIDRIRSPHAPEGVRWVPASVLDREAMREALADVEVVYHLVAMITLRMQDDAAWRLNTQGVATVARAALDTGVRKMVHLSSIHAFDQDLVDVIDESAPRSERPEIPVYDRSKWAGEQELRKVIDDGLDATVCNPTGVWGPADHGAALSRLNRLAHTAARGRMPVFVSKAGFDLVDVRDVAAGVMLAAEKGRTGENYLLGGQFTPIIDAMRLSAAAAGRTGPQVGVPIGALAAIMPLLEPINARLGSDVLSKAALGPLFASPLVDITKARNELGYAPRPIADTAAQLVEFFTQSGRLRSRRT; translated from the coding sequence ATGCGGGTAGCGGTCACCGGCGCGGCCGGATTCGTCGGCGGGAACCTCCTGCAACTGCTCGTCGACCAGGGCCACGACGTGGTCGCGATCGACCGGATCCGGTCGCCGCACGCGCCCGAGGGCGTGCGCTGGGTCCCAGCGAGCGTTCTCGATCGGGAGGCGATGCGCGAGGCGCTCGCCGACGTCGAGGTGGTGTACCACCTGGTCGCAATGATCACGCTCCGGATGCAGGACGACGCCGCCTGGCGGCTCAACACTCAGGGCGTGGCGACGGTGGCCCGCGCGGCGCTCGACACGGGGGTGCGGAAGATGGTGCACCTGAGTTCGATCCATGCCTTCGATCAAGACCTGGTGGACGTGATCGACGAGTCCGCGCCGCGCTCCGAGCGGCCCGAGATCCCCGTCTACGATCGGTCCAAGTGGGCGGGCGAGCAGGAGCTCCGCAAGGTGATCGACGACGGTCTCGACGCCACCGTCTGCAACCCCACGGGCGTCTGGGGCCCGGCCGATCACGGCGCCGCGCTCTCGCGCCTCAATCGACTGGCACACACCGCGGCGCGCGGCCGAATGCCCGTCTTCGTCTCGAAGGCCGGGTTCGATCTGGTGGACGTGCGCGATGTTGCCGCGGGCGTCATGCTCGCCGCTGAAAAGGGACGCACAGGCGAGAACTACCTGCTGGGGGGCCAGTTCACTCCGATCATCGACGCGATGCGTCTTTCCGCCGCGGCCGCCGGCAGAACCGGCCCGCAGGTCGGTGTTCCGATCGGCGCGCTCGCGGCGATCATGCCGCTACTCGAGCCGATCAATGCCCGCCTGGGCTCGGACGTGCTGTCCAAAGCAGCTCTGGGGCCGCTGTTCGCCTCACCGCTGGTGGACATCACCAAGGCGCGTAACGAACTCGGTTACGCGCCGCGACCGATCGCGGATACCGCGGCGCAACTGGTCGAGTTCTTCACGCAGAGCGGCCGACTCCGCAGCCGGCGGACTTAA